A region from the Microcella frigidaquae genome encodes:
- a CDS encoding aldehyde dehydrogenase family protein, whose translation MAFLEYAPAPESASILNLKAQYGLFIDGEFVDGGGEVFDTISPATEQVIARIAQADAHDVDRAVAAARRAYETVWSRMSGSDRGKYLFRIARLVQERARELAVAESLDNGKPIRETRDVDVPLVAAWFFYYAGWADKLEYAGLGPNPRALGVAAQVIPWNFPLLMLAWKIAPALAAGNTVVIKPAETTSLTAMLFAEILQQADLPAGVVNIVTGPGSTGQALVTHDDVNKVAFTGSTNVGRMIARQVAGTQKKLTLELGGKAANIVFDDAPMDQAIEGIVNGIFFNQGHVCCAGSRLLVQETVHDEVVERLKERLSTLRLGDPLDKNTDIGAINSAAQLERIRTLSDTGENEGAERWTADCRIPEKGFWFAPTIFTKVSAAHSIAREEIFGPVLSVLTFRTPAEAIAKANNTPYGLSAGIWTEKGSRMLALVDQLRAGVVWANTFNRFDPSSPFGGYKESGYGREGGRHGLAAYLEASGWDAPAGLGSASAPAALVTAPAAGDAGAKAAGKPAKKSTRKGAAK comes from the coding sequence ATGGCATTCCTCGAGTACGCGCCGGCTCCGGAGTCGGCGTCGATTCTGAACCTCAAGGCCCAGTACGGGCTCTTCATCGACGGCGAGTTCGTCGACGGCGGCGGAGAGGTGTTCGACACCATCTCGCCGGCCACCGAGCAGGTCATCGCGCGCATCGCGCAGGCCGACGCCCACGACGTCGACCGCGCGGTCGCCGCCGCTCGTCGCGCCTACGAGACCGTCTGGTCGCGCATGTCGGGCAGCGACCGCGGCAAGTACCTCTTCCGCATCGCCCGCCTCGTGCAGGAGCGCGCCCGCGAGCTCGCCGTCGCCGAGAGCCTCGACAACGGCAAGCCGATCCGCGAGACCCGCGACGTCGACGTGCCGCTCGTCGCCGCGTGGTTCTTCTACTACGCCGGCTGGGCCGACAAGCTCGAGTACGCCGGGCTCGGCCCGAACCCGCGCGCGCTCGGTGTCGCCGCGCAGGTGATCCCCTGGAACTTCCCGCTGCTCATGCTCGCGTGGAAGATCGCCCCGGCCCTCGCCGCCGGCAACACCGTGGTCATCAAGCCCGCCGAGACGACGTCGCTGACCGCGATGCTGTTCGCCGAGATCCTGCAGCAGGCCGACCTGCCTGCGGGCGTCGTGAACATCGTCACCGGCCCGGGCTCAACCGGTCAGGCCCTCGTCACGCACGACGACGTGAACAAGGTGGCCTTCACCGGGTCGACGAACGTCGGGCGGATGATCGCGCGCCAGGTCGCGGGAACCCAGAAGAAGCTCACCCTCGAGCTCGGGGGCAAGGCGGCGAACATCGTCTTCGACGACGCCCCCATGGACCAGGCGATCGAGGGCATCGTCAACGGCATCTTCTTCAACCAGGGCCACGTGTGCTGCGCCGGCTCGCGCCTGCTCGTGCAGGAGACCGTGCACGACGAGGTCGTCGAGCGGCTCAAGGAGCGCCTGTCGACCCTGCGGCTCGGCGACCCGCTCGACAAGAACACCGACATCGGCGCGATCAACTCGGCCGCCCAGCTGGAGCGCATCCGCACTCTCAGCGACACGGGCGAGAACGAGGGCGCGGAGCGCTGGACCGCCGACTGCCGGATTCCCGAGAAGGGCTTCTGGTTCGCGCCGACCATCTTCACCAAGGTCAGCGCCGCCCACTCGATCGCCCGCGAGGAGATCTTCGGCCCCGTGCTGTCGGTGCTGACCTTCCGCACCCCGGCCGAGGCGATCGCGAAGGCGAACAACACCCCGTACGGCCTCTCGGCCGGCATCTGGACGGAGAAGGGCAGCCGCATGCTCGCTCTCGTCGACCAGCTGCGCGCGGGCGTGGTCTGGGCGAACACGTTCAACCGCTTCGACCCCAGCTCGCCGTTCGGCGGGTACAAGGAGTCGGGCTACGGCCGCGAGGGCGGCCGCCACGGGCTCGCCGCCTACCTCGAGGCGAGCGGGTGGGATGCTCCAGCCGGGCTCGGCTCCGCATCCGCCCCCGCCGCTCTCGTGACGGCGCCCGCCGCCGGTGATGCCGGCGCGAAGGCCGCGGGCAAGCCTGCGAAGAAGTCGACCCGGAAGGGGGCCGCGAAGTGA
- the truB gene encoding tRNA pseudouridine(55) synthase TruB, whose product MPTGLLLVDKPQGLTSHDVVARARRALGTRKVGHAGTLDPMATGLLTLGADSATRLLTYLVGLDKTYETTMRLGAATTTDDAEGETVSTAEPAAVAAVTDAALAEGIRALTGEIDQRPSSVSAIKVDGKRAYDRVRAGEEVELASRRVTISAFEVLAVRRIDAGSGTHAAIEVDARIDCSSGTYIRALARDLGAALGIGGHLTALRRTRVGPFEVADAVSLEALAKQGASLLASPAEVAERLFPVLEVDAAQARDLGHGKLLALPQHPDAEPVAAIERGSGAHPDRLIALIRVRQGRGRTLVGFPQEHTSASAQEAPQ is encoded by the coding sequence GTGCCCACCGGACTGCTGCTCGTCGACAAGCCGCAGGGTCTCACCAGCCACGACGTGGTCGCGCGTGCGCGCCGCGCCCTCGGCACCCGCAAGGTCGGCCACGCCGGCACGCTCGACCCGATGGCGACCGGCCTGCTCACGCTCGGAGCCGATTCGGCCACGCGCCTGCTCACCTACCTGGTCGGCCTCGACAAGACCTACGAGACGACGATGCGGCTCGGCGCCGCGACGACGACCGACGACGCCGAGGGCGAGACCGTCAGCACGGCCGAGCCGGCGGCGGTCGCGGCGGTGACCGACGCGGCGCTCGCGGAGGGCATCCGTGCGCTCACGGGCGAGATCGACCAGCGGCCGAGCTCGGTGAGCGCGATCAAGGTCGACGGCAAACGCGCCTACGACCGCGTGCGGGCAGGCGAAGAGGTCGAGCTCGCGTCGCGCCGCGTCACGATCAGCGCGTTCGAGGTGCTCGCCGTGCGGCGCATCGACGCTGGCTCGGGCACACACGCCGCGATCGAGGTGGATGCCCGCATCGACTGCAGCTCGGGCACCTACATCCGCGCCCTCGCGCGCGACCTCGGCGCGGCCCTCGGTATCGGCGGGCATCTCACGGCGCTGCGGCGCACGCGTGTCGGGCCGTTCGAGGTGGCCGACGCCGTGAGTCTCGAGGCGCTGGCCAAGCAGGGCGCGAGTCTGCTCGCGAGCCCCGCGGAGGTTGCCGAACGACTGTTCCCGGTGCTCGAGGTCGACGCCGCGCAGGCCCGCGACCTCGGGCACGGCAAGCTGCTGGCGCTGCCCCAGCACCCCGACGCCGAGCCGGTCGCCGCGATCGAGCGCGGCAGCGGCGCGCATCCCGACCGTCTGATCGCCCTCATCAGGGTGCGTCAGGGACGCGGTCGTACGCTGGTCGGGTTCCCGCAGGAGCACACGTCCGCATCCGCCCAGGAGGCCCCCCAGTGA
- the deoC gene encoding deoxyribose-phosphate aldolase, whose amino-acid sequence MTITQPAGLAPAERAVRLLGADLTETALRRHLEGLSGVDAVGLEQRAAGLATRSIKTSSKAWALDTIIRTCDLTTLEGADTPGKVRSLVAKAVTPDASDPTTPSVAAVCVYGDMVPYAVEALGSRHGDPEKGLVSVAAVATAFPSGRASLAVKLADTRDAVAAGADEIDMVIDRGAFLSGNYGLVFDQIVAVKEACRRADGSYAHLKVILETGELQTYDNVRRASWLSILAGADFIKTSTGKVSPAATLPVTLLMLEVIRDWHRLTGEKVGMKPAGGIRASKDAVRYLVTVAETVGEEWLTPHLWRFGASSLVNDVLLQRQKMRTGHYSGPDYVTVD is encoded by the coding sequence ATGACCATCACCCAGCCCGCCGGCCTCGCGCCGGCGGAGCGCGCCGTGCGCCTGCTCGGCGCCGACCTCACCGAGACCGCCCTGCGGCGCCACCTCGAGGGGCTCAGCGGAGTCGACGCCGTCGGCCTCGAGCAGCGGGCCGCCGGCCTCGCGACGCGCTCCATCAAGACCAGCTCGAAGGCCTGGGCCCTCGACACGATCATCCGCACCTGCGACCTGACGACGCTCGAGGGCGCCGACACGCCCGGCAAGGTGCGCTCGCTCGTCGCCAAGGCGGTCACGCCCGACGCGAGCGACCCGACGACGCCCAGTGTCGCCGCCGTCTGCGTCTACGGCGACATGGTGCCGTACGCCGTCGAGGCGCTCGGCAGCCGCCACGGCGACCCCGAGAAGGGGCTCGTCAGCGTCGCGGCGGTCGCCACCGCCTTCCCCTCCGGCCGCGCGAGCCTCGCCGTCAAGCTCGCCGACACGCGCGACGCCGTCGCGGCTGGCGCCGATGAGATCGACATGGTGATCGACCGCGGGGCCTTCCTGTCGGGCAACTACGGTCTCGTCTTCGACCAGATCGTCGCCGTGAAGGAGGCCTGCCGTCGGGCCGACGGCAGCTATGCCCACCTCAAGGTCATCCTCGAGACCGGCGAGCTGCAGACCTACGACAATGTGCGGCGCGCATCCTGGCTGTCGATTCTCGCCGGTGCCGACTTCATCAAGACCTCCACGGGCAAGGTGAGCCCCGCGGCCACCCTGCCGGTCACGCTGCTCATGCTCGAGGTGATCCGCGACTGGCACCGCCTCACGGGCGAGAAGGTCGGCATGAAGCCCGCGGGCGGCATCCGCGCGTCGAAAGACGCCGTGCGCTACCTCGTCACCGTCGCCGAGACCGTCGGCGAAGAGTGGCTGACGCCGCACCTGTGGCGCTTCGGGGCCTCGAGCCTCGTCAACGATGTGCTGCTGCAGCGGCAGAAGATGCGAACCGGTCACTACAGTGGCCCCGACTACGTGACGGTGGACTAG
- a CDS encoding aldehyde dehydrogenase family protein, which produces MTRLSVPKTYKLAIGGAFPRSESGRTYEVLAADGGFLANAAKASRKDARDAVVAARSAFAKWSGATAYNRGQVIYRIAELLEGRRAQFIDEISRTEGVSSAEASAQVDLAIDVWVWYAGWADKYAQVAGNANPVAGPYFNLSVPEPTGVVAAVAPQGVTGGSLLGIVSVVAPIILTGNTVVVIADERAPLSAISLAEVLATSDVPGGVVNTLTGSPAEIMPWLAAHADVNALDLAGAGGLDGASGASWVDLQLAAAETLKRVLPPVSGVPRPALERISAFVETKTVWHTKSML; this is translated from the coding sequence GTGACCCGCCTCAGCGTTCCGAAGACGTACAAGCTCGCGATCGGCGGCGCGTTCCCGCGCAGCGAGAGCGGCCGCACCTACGAGGTGCTCGCCGCCGACGGTGGCTTCCTCGCCAACGCCGCGAAGGCCTCGCGCAAGGATGCCCGCGACGCGGTCGTCGCTGCACGCAGCGCGTTCGCCAAGTGGTCGGGTGCCACGGCCTACAACCGCGGCCAGGTGATCTACCGCATCGCCGAGCTGCTCGAGGGGCGCCGCGCGCAGTTCATCGACGAGATCAGCCGCACCGAGGGTGTCTCCTCCGCCGAGGCCTCGGCCCAGGTCGATCTCGCGATCGACGTGTGGGTCTGGTACGCCGGCTGGGCCGACAAGTACGCGCAGGTGGCGGGCAACGCCAACCCGGTCGCGGGCCCGTACTTCAACCTCTCGGTGCCCGAGCCGACGGGCGTCGTCGCCGCGGTCGCGCCGCAGGGCGTGACGGGCGGCTCGCTGCTCGGCATCGTGTCGGTCGTGGCCCCGATCATCCTCACCGGCAACACGGTCGTGGTCATCGCCGACGAGAGGGCGCCGCTGTCGGCGATCTCGCTCGCCGAGGTGCTCGCGACCTCGGATGTTCCGGGCGGCGTCGTCAACACGCTCACCGGCTCGCCGGCGGAGATCATGCCGTGGCTCGCCGCGCACGCCGACGTGAACGCGCTCGACCTCGCCGGAGCCGGCGGGCTCGACGGTGCGTCGGGCGCCAGCTGGGTCGACCTGCAGCTCGCCGCCGCCGAGACCCTCAAGCGCGTGCTGCCGCCCGTCTCGGGCGTACCGCGCCCCGCGCTCGAGCGCATCAGCGCCTTCGTCGAGACGAAGACGGTCTGGCACACGAAGTCGATGCTCTAG
- a CDS encoding ROK family protein translates to MTDYALAVDLGGTKVEAALVDAAGSVLTGSRHRRPTGSSATSEQLAAAVTDAVRDALAALPAGATLRGAGIGSAGPIAGTTGDVSPLNLPAWRSYPLGGLVAETLTSAGLGGLPVTLRMDGICIALAEVWLGAAQGETNVMGMIVSTGVGGGLILGGRVVAGPTGNAGHIGHVAVAGHDDRCACGARGCLEAIASGPRTVAWAREHGFGGTTGEELAAAAAAGDDVARRAVQRSAAAVGRAIASASALVDLDVVAIGGGFSHVSDDYIALVGAAVAEHSDFSFVTKTRVVASGLSGEGPLIGAAALVHRTDLIG, encoded by the coding sequence GTGACCGACTACGCCCTCGCCGTCGACCTCGGCGGCACCAAGGTCGAAGCCGCCCTCGTCGATGCCGCCGGCAGCGTGCTCACCGGCTCGCGCCACCGGCGCCCGACCGGCTCGAGCGCGACGAGCGAGCAGCTGGCGGCCGCCGTGACCGACGCGGTACGGGATGCCCTCGCGGCCCTCCCCGCCGGCGCGACCCTGCGCGGCGCCGGCATCGGCAGCGCGGGCCCCATCGCCGGCACCACGGGCGACGTGTCCCCACTCAACCTGCCGGCGTGGCGCAGCTACCCGCTCGGCGGGCTCGTCGCCGAGACGCTCACCTCGGCCGGACTCGGTGGCCTCCCCGTCACTCTCCGCATGGACGGCATCTGCATCGCCCTCGCCGAGGTGTGGCTCGGTGCGGCGCAAGGCGAGACCAACGTCATGGGCATGATCGTGTCGACGGGTGTCGGCGGCGGCCTCATCCTGGGCGGGCGGGTCGTCGCGGGGCCGACCGGCAACGCCGGGCACATCGGGCACGTCGCGGTGGCCGGGCACGACGACCGCTGCGCCTGCGGTGCGCGCGGCTGCCTCGAGGCGATCGCCTCGGGTCCGCGCACCGTGGCCTGGGCGCGCGAGCACGGCTTCGGGGGCACGACGGGCGAGGAGCTCGCGGCCGCCGCCGCGGCCGGCGACGACGTCGCCCGGCGCGCCGTGCAGCGCTCGGCCGCCGCAGTCGGTCGCGCCATCGCGAGCGCGAGCGCCCTCGTCGACCTCGACGTCGTCGCGATCGGCGGCGGCTTCAGTCACGTCAGCGACGACTACATCGCGCTCGTGGGCGCCGCGGTCGCCGAGCACAGCGACTTCAGCTTCGTCACCAAGACCCGGGTGGTCGCCTCCGGGTTGAGCGGCGAGGGCCCGCTCATCGGGGCCGCGGCGCTCGTGCACCGCACCGACCTCATCGGCTGA
- a CDS encoding ketopantoate reductase family protein — protein MRIAVIGAGAVGGLLAALAARAGHEVLVTARGEHADAIAAAGLRVDGGWGAWVAPVELVRSIPNETVDLLVLATKAHDSTAALAPWSEHDGTPVLVLQNGLGGEQAVRDALPHSPVAIGLALFAVSLAGPGRITVTGPNGLTLGGDPAAVAVAEPLLRSALPGGGAPDGTAELVLAPDIRGAQFTKLLVNQVNALPAITGLSVQQTVADAGLLPILARGMVETVAVGDAAGVAWGRIGGVDAEAVARIRTGGTAAADELARALAAGMGEVPNPASMLQSIRRGCTTEVDQINGAVVALGASLGVATPVNAALVALVHEVERTGRHLASTDFAAALAARIDSTEARPADA, from the coding sequence ATGCGCATCGCGGTCATCGGAGCGGGCGCGGTCGGCGGCCTCCTGGCCGCTCTGGCCGCGCGCGCGGGGCACGAGGTGCTCGTGACCGCGCGCGGCGAGCACGCCGACGCCATCGCCGCCGCCGGGCTGCGCGTCGACGGCGGCTGGGGAGCGTGGGTTGCCCCGGTCGAGCTCGTGCGCAGCATCCCGAACGAGACAGTCGACCTGCTCGTGCTCGCGACGAAGGCCCACGACTCAACAGCCGCCCTCGCCCCCTGGTCGGAGCACGACGGCACCCCCGTGCTCGTGCTGCAGAACGGCCTCGGCGGCGAGCAGGCGGTGCGGGATGCGCTGCCGCACTCCCCCGTCGCGATCGGCCTGGCGCTCTTCGCCGTGAGTCTCGCCGGCCCGGGCCGCATCACCGTCACCGGACCGAACGGCCTCACGCTCGGCGGCGACCCGGCCGCGGTCGCCGTCGCCGAGCCGCTGCTGCGCAGCGCGCTGCCGGGCGGCGGCGCCCCCGACGGCACCGCGGAACTCGTGCTCGCCCCCGACATCCGCGGAGCCCAGTTCACGAAGCTGCTCGTCAACCAGGTCAACGCCCTGCCCGCGATCACCGGACTCAGCGTGCAGCAGACCGTCGCCGACGCAGGGCTGCTGCCGATCCTCGCGCGCGGCATGGTCGAGACGGTCGCGGTCGGCGACGCGGCCGGTGTCGCCTGGGGCCGCATCGGCGGGGTGGATGCGGAGGCCGTGGCGCGCATCCGCACGGGTGGCACGGCGGCGGCCGACGAGCTCGCTCGCGCCCTCGCCGCCGGGATGGGCGAGGTGCCCAACCCCGCGTCGATGCTGCAGAGCATCCGCCGCGGCTGCACGACCGAGGTCGATCAGATCAACGGCGCGGTCGTCGCCCTGGGCGCCTCGCTCGGCGTCGCGACCCCGGTGAACGCCGCTCTCGTCGCCCTCGTGCACGAGGTCGAGCGCACGGGTCGGCACCTCGCCTCCACCGACTTCGCGGCCGCGCTCGCGGCGCGCATCGACAGCACCGAAGCGCGACCCGCGGACGCCTGA
- a CDS encoding FAD-dependent oxidoreductase, whose protein sequence is MTTISRRQFAGGAMGVAAAAALAACAPLGGGSTGGGSTRGDGLTVVVVGAGVAGLTAARDLQAAGAIVIVLEARDRSGGRTVTEVREGFPLDLGASWIHGVDGNPVSALVLDAGLGTIPTDVESAVGYDVETPDGQLDDALLARAAARLDEAVQRGDDAEVDQPLQVIVDAAASGAPADQARLVRYLAASAIENEYAGPLSELSAFWFDEAETYGGGDAMIDGGYGQVPAVLAEGLDVRLSSPVTAIALGDDGVSVTVASGTVEADAVVVTVPLGVLRRGTIAVDPPLPAEHQAAIAGLGMGSLNKVFLRFDSVFWDDDVDWIGIVPPTGVDPWVDWVTIGRAADAPVLLGFAAGDLGRWVDAQPDAAVVASALTALRTAYPDAPEPLEVLVTRWGADPYAGGSYSFAAVGSDPAMRDTLAEPVGERLVLAGEATSREHPSTVHGALLSGQRAAAAVLDALGA, encoded by the coding sequence GTGACCACGATCTCGCGTCGGCAGTTCGCCGGAGGCGCCATGGGCGTCGCGGCCGCGGCCGCGCTGGCCGCGTGCGCGCCGCTCGGCGGCGGCAGCACCGGCGGCGGCAGCACCCGCGGCGACGGCCTCACCGTGGTCGTCGTGGGTGCGGGGGTCGCCGGTCTCACGGCCGCGCGCGACCTGCAGGCCGCGGGAGCCATCGTGATCGTGCTGGAGGCGCGCGACCGCAGCGGTGGTCGTACGGTCACCGAGGTGCGGGAGGGCTTTCCGCTCGACCTGGGCGCGTCGTGGATCCACGGCGTCGACGGCAACCCCGTCAGCGCGCTCGTCCTCGACGCGGGGCTCGGCACGATCCCGACCGACGTCGAGAGCGCGGTCGGCTACGACGTCGAGACGCCGGACGGCCAGCTCGATGACGCGCTGCTCGCGCGCGCCGCCGCGCGGCTTGACGAGGCGGTGCAGCGCGGCGACGACGCCGAGGTCGACCAGCCGCTGCAGGTGATCGTCGACGCCGCGGCGAGCGGCGCCCCCGCCGACCAGGCCCGCCTCGTGCGCTACCTCGCCGCGAGCGCGATCGAGAACGAGTACGCAGGCCCGCTCTCCGAGCTCTCGGCCTTCTGGTTCGATGAGGCCGAGACCTACGGCGGCGGCGACGCGATGATCGACGGCGGCTACGGCCAGGTGCCCGCCGTGCTCGCCGAGGGCCTCGATGTGCGGCTCTCGAGTCCCGTGACCGCGATCGCGCTGGGCGACGACGGCGTCAGCGTGACGGTCGCGAGCGGAACGGTCGAGGCCGACGCGGTCGTGGTGACCGTGCCGCTCGGGGTGCTGCGGCGAGGAACGATCGCCGTCGACCCGCCGCTGCCCGCCGAGCACCAGGCGGCCATCGCCGGCCTCGGCATGGGCTCGCTCAACAAGGTCTTCCTGCGCTTCGACAGCGTCTTCTGGGACGACGACGTCGACTGGATCGGCATCGTTCCGCCCACTGGCGTCGACCCCTGGGTCGACTGGGTCACGATCGGCCGTGCTGCCGACGCGCCCGTGCTGCTCGGCTTCGCGGCCGGCGATCTCGGGCGCTGGGTGGATGCGCAGCCCGACGCCGCCGTCGTGGCGAGCGCCCTCACCGCGCTGCGCACGGCCTACCCGGATGCTCCCGAGCCGCTCGAGGTGCTCGTCACGCGCTGGGGGGCCGACCCGTACGCGGGCGGCTCCTACTCGTTCGCCGCGGTCGGATCCGACCCGGCGATGCGCGACACGCTGGCCGAGCCGGTCGGTGAGCGGCTCGTGCTCGCGGGCGAGGCGACCTCGCGCGAGCATCCGTCAACCGTGCACGGCGCCCTGCTGAGCGGCCAGCGTGCCGCCGCGGCCGTACTCGACGCGCTCGGCGCCTGA
- a CDS encoding sugar-binding transcriptional regulator, giving the protein MAPADSTAANELLAVRAAELYYEENKTQDEIGAILRVTRWKVGRLLAQARERGIIRIEIVHPRARRLALERDLASRFGLKDAVVVPAPADDVELQARVSEAAADWLVSHRPVPRLLGVSWGRTLHQVADALPSGWSTAVNVVQINGGVSLSKRPGTAAATAVMIAQKAGGQATLLPSPAILERLETKKAIEGDRTVGGVLSMARGASAYLYSAGVADTSSVHVDSGYLTPADIARLVERGAVGDVIGRYITAEGTIADPELDARTLGLGLEELRAAPWSILVIGGEAKHPVARAIVTHGLCSVLVTDEHTARALLEEPDAAVPDFAQTDSATTSREDLS; this is encoded by the coding sequence ATGGCTCCCGCCGACAGCACCGCCGCGAACGAGCTGCTCGCCGTGCGCGCCGCCGAGCTGTACTACGAGGAGAACAAGACCCAGGACGAGATCGGTGCCATCCTGCGGGTCACGCGCTGGAAGGTGGGCCGCCTGCTCGCCCAGGCGCGGGAACGCGGCATCATCCGCATCGAGATCGTGCACCCGCGCGCCCGTCGCCTCGCCCTCGAGCGCGACCTCGCGTCCCGCTTCGGGCTCAAGGACGCGGTGGTCGTCCCCGCGCCGGCCGATGACGTCGAGTTGCAGGCGCGCGTGAGTGAGGCCGCCGCCGACTGGCTCGTCAGCCACCGGCCCGTGCCGCGCCTGCTCGGTGTGAGCTGGGGCCGCACTCTGCATCAGGTCGCCGACGCGCTGCCCAGCGGCTGGTCGACGGCCGTCAACGTCGTGCAGATCAACGGCGGCGTGAGCCTGAGCAAGCGCCCCGGCACCGCGGCCGCCACGGCCGTCATGATCGCCCAGAAGGCGGGCGGTCAGGCGACCCTGCTGCCGAGCCCCGCCATTCTCGAGCGCCTCGAGACCAAGAAGGCGATCGAGGGCGACCGCACCGTCGGCGGCGTGCTCAGCATGGCTCGCGGCGCCAGCGCGTACCTCTACAGCGCCGGGGTCGCCGACACCAGCTCGGTGCATGTCGACAGCGGCTACCTGACCCCCGCCGACATCGCCCGGCTCGTCGAGCGCGGCGCCGTCGGCGACGTCATCGGCCGGTACATCACGGCCGAGGGCACGATCGCCGACCCTGAACTGGATGCCCGCACCCTCGGCCTCGGCCTCGAAGAGCTCCGAGCCGCACCGTGGAGCATCCTCGTGATCGGCGGCGAGGCGAAGCACCCCGTCGCCCGGGCCATCGTCACCCACGGACTCTGCTCGGTACTCGTCACGGACGAGCACACCGCCCGCGCCCTGCTCGAGGAGCCGGACGCCGCGGTGCCCGATTTCGCTCAGACCGACTCCGCCACCACCTCCCGAGAGGACCTCTCATGA
- a CDS encoding MFS transporter has protein sequence MSAAPEPAAAPRPSSRRGELLLGIAAIVLMAATMRLPVAALSPLAGRIDADIPLSALALGALGTAPPLAFALAGLLAPRVGRRLGLESALLLALLAMIAGHLLRAAAVDYAMLLAATVLLLLGAGFGNVLLPAAVKTITPDRIGMMTAAYAMIMSIGAAVPPLVAVPLAELGDWRLALAVWAALVGVAAVPWVVLATRAGRARRVAAAAVADGGADAHPQPRRIARSALLRSPTVWGIGIPFTVSSISAYAGYALLPPLLRETAGVGEAQAGALLALLGFLGLPLAALGPLLATRLRTPTPLLIASTVLFTTAYGGLLLAPATATLLWMGALGLAYITFPMCLALFALRSRTPATASVVSGAVQGVGYAVAAVAPLLLGGLRDATGSWSAALVVMLVVGLGNLVAVPLLARRGTVDDEVGVGLSR, from the coding sequence GTGAGCGCCGCCCCCGAACCCGCCGCCGCCCCGCGGCCGTCGTCGCGCCGCGGCGAACTGCTGCTCGGCATCGCGGCAATCGTGCTGATGGCGGCGACCATGCGGCTGCCGGTGGCCGCGCTCTCGCCGCTCGCCGGCCGCATCGACGCCGACATCCCGCTCAGTGCGCTCGCGCTCGGAGCCCTCGGCACGGCCCCTCCGCTCGCGTTCGCGCTCGCGGGGCTGCTCGCGCCGCGGGTCGGCAGGCGGCTGGGTCTCGAGTCGGCGCTGCTGCTGGCCCTGCTCGCGATGATCGCCGGCCACCTGCTGCGGGCCGCCGCCGTCGACTACGCGATGCTGCTCGCCGCGACCGTGCTCCTGCTGCTCGGAGCGGGCTTCGGCAACGTGCTGCTGCCCGCGGCCGTGAAGACGATCACGCCCGATCGCATCGGCATGATGACCGCCGCCTACGCGATGATCATGTCGATCGGGGCCGCGGTGCCGCCGCTCGTCGCGGTGCCGCTCGCCGAGCTCGGCGACTGGCGACTCGCGCTCGCGGTGTGGGCGGCGCTCGTCGGCGTCGCCGCCGTGCCCTGGGTCGTGCTCGCCACGCGGGCCGGGCGTGCCCGGCGAGTCGCCGCTGCGGCCGTCGCCGACGGTGGGGCGGATGCGCACCCGCAGCCGCGCCGCATCGCCCGCTCGGCCCTGCTGCGGTCGCCGACGGTCTGGGGCATCGGCATCCCCTTCACGGTGTCGAGCATCTCGGCCTATGCCGGATACGCCCTGCTGCCGCCGCTGCTGCGCGAGACCGCGGGCGTCGGCGAGGCGCAGGCGGGCGCGCTGCTCGCCCTGCTGGGCTTCCTGGGCCTGCCGCTCGCGGCGCTCGGGCCGCTGCTCGCGACGCGGCTGCGTACGCCGACGCCTCTGCTCATCGCGTCGACCGTGCTGTTCACGACCGCCTACGGCGGACTGCTGCTGGCTCCGGCCACCGCCACGCTGCTCTGGATGGGGGCGCTCGGCCTCGCCTACATCACCTTCCCGATGTGCCTGGCGCTGTTCGCCCTGCGCAGCCGCACGCCCGCCACGGCGAGCGTCGTGAGCGGAGCCGTGCAGGGCGTGGGCTACGCCGTGGCGGCCGTCGCACCGCTGCTGCTCGGCGGCCTGCGCGACGCGACCGGCAGCTGGAGCGCAGCGCTCGTCGTGATGCTCGTCGTCGGGCTCGGCAACCTCGTCGCGGTGCCGCTGCTCGCGCGCCGGGGCACGGTCGACGACGAGGTCGGGGTCGGCCTCAGCCGATGA